The proteins below are encoded in one region of Oreochromis niloticus isolate F11D_XX linkage group LG6, O_niloticus_UMD_NMBU, whole genome shotgun sequence:
- the LOC109202518 gene encoding sialoadhesin, whose protein sequence is MLNVKVWTTTIMPFRNACRLFVGVIIYISGVNGGETRICALKGSSVDLHCSHQHLTSSTKWFTIQWKGNYVQSELSVDGQRVTYNMSEEKNNTLTINDLRESDANSYCCMKTTDSPQLCWLNRISLQVVAELQVKVIPATEGQTVTLMCSSSCPLTEKPAAYIWYKNREFLYEDWSPWYQELLSSEEAVTYSCAVKGYEDLRAPEVSVGVQDKNCWRVNYVSRRICALEGSSVNITSEYSHPDNMKPEFKCWSKKLRSGDEEVKRLTEAAGRVEYKDNMKNQHMLTINNLKKNDSGGYTFKYKRDHEGWTQSDLPGVFLIVTELRVKMTPSAVVTEGQRVTLTCSTSCPLTDNTNYIWYLNSRPLTPRENQNKHLILDPVIREDAGSYSCAVKTNKDISSAPKTLTVQSITGTWTPAAAGVSAALLVLILLTVCWCRRKKRTSSQSPRRETSDNKQMHPGPICENISAHYSRMQVNIKHQQDFYYEEADLHASEADLYANAAELYAKEAELDEIETNIYCSIESL, encoded by the exons ATGTTAAACGTTAAAGTCTGGACTACAACAATCATGCCGTTCAGGAATGCTTGTCGTCTCTTTGTGGGTGTCATCATTTACATCTCAG GTGTTAATGGAGGAGAAACCAGGATCTGTGCTCTCAAAGGTTCATCGGTGGATCTGCACTGCTCACATCAACATCTGACTTCAAGCACCAAATGGTTCACTATTCAATGGAAGGGAAATTATGTTCAGAGTGAGCTCTCTGTGGATGGACAACGTGTAACGTACAACATGTCTGAAGAGAAAAACAATACTTTAACCATCAATGATCTAAGAGAGAGTGATGCAAACTCTTACTGCTGTATGAAGACTACAGACAGTCCACAACTCTGTTGGCTCAACAGAATTAGTCTTCAAGTTGTTGCAG AGCTGCAGGTAAAGGTGATTCCTGCCACAGAGGGACAGACAGTAACACtgatgtgcagcagcagctgtcctCTGACTGAAAAGCCTGCAGCCTACATCTGGTACAAGAACAGAGAGTTTCTCTATGAGGACTGGTCTCCCTGGTACCAAGAGCTGCTCAGCAGTGAGGAAGCAGTCACATACTCCTGTGCTGTCAAAGGCTACGAGGATCTCAGAGCCCCTGAAGTCTCTGTGG GTGTTCAGGATAAAAACTGCTGGAGAGTGAATTATGTCAGCAGGAGAATCTGTGCTCTGGAAGGATCTTCAGTGAACATCACAAGTGAATACTCACATCCTGATAACATGAAGCCAGAGTTCAAATGCTGGAGTAAAAAATTGAGAAGTGGTGATGAGGAAGTTAAAAGGTTGACTGaggctgcaggtcgtgtggagTATAAGGACAACATGAAGAACCAACACATGCTGACCATCAACAACCTGAAGAAGAATGACTCAGGAGGATACACATTCAAATACAAGAGAGATCATGAAGGATGGACTCAGTCTGATCTGCCTGGAGTCTTTTTGATTGTCACAG AGCTGAGAGTGAAGATGACTCCTTCTGCAGTGGTGACAGAGGGTCAGAGAGTCACACTGACCTGCAGTACCAGCTGTCCTCTGACTgacaacacaaactacatttggtACTTGAACAGTCGACCTCTGACCCCGAGAGAGAACCAGAATAAACATCTGATCCTAGACCCAGTCATCAGGGAGGATGCAGGAAGCTACTCCTGTGCTGTGAAAACCAACAAAGATATCAGCTCTGCTCCAAAGACTCTCACTGTCCAAAGTATCACAGGAACATGGacaccagcagctgcaggagtttctgctgctctgctggtTTTAATACTTCTCACTGTCTGCTGGTGCAGGAG AAAAAAGAGGACTTCCAGTCAGTCTCCAAGGCGAGAAACTTCAGATaataaacag ATGCACCCTGGTCCCATTTGTGAAAACATCTCAGCTCATTACAGCAGAATGCAGGTTAATATTAAACATCAACAAGATTTCTATTATGAAGAAGCTGATCTTCATGCCAGCGAAGCTGATCTCTATGCCAATGCAGCTGAGCTCTATGCCAAGGAAGCAGAACTCGACGAAATTGAAACTAATATCTACTGCAGCATCGAATCATTGTga